From the genome of Nicotiana sylvestris chromosome 2, ASM39365v2, whole genome shotgun sequence, one region includes:
- the LOC138883912 gene encoding uncharacterized protein: MSENTCRKLITRGIPTKILNFDGPSFSLQITQGELDTGLAINMALEKRTKTRHDNFKETQVEKSLKETRLPIAEKGKKHISEASSVKGKEVEKSKNSDTLEVKGITLEFALVTGLKCVGNDADFEFNEKVPNRLIETYFGGANLFKKKDLMECFDDKNWGHDNDVDALKITVLYFIHTFIFSSEKNSTTIPRLNFDLVESGRYSEYPWGLKAFESLTKSISKKMDAQKKYYRIAGMPLAMQIIYKDIYPTDIELAVIQIPPVGVAVENSPTPTHSNKSAEDSDDFSPTPDLPCKKKYVVSVGPSSSPPHKKRKEQIIHPSNTENQSKIPYVGVSEIAQNVLHHNQLEDSKNDEVSSLRKNLNTFKENNIVVNAFCVESRVEGNTTSELPCNIPPTGQESVSTDFYVSQFELDDKFLPTQIPETRIVIHNNAKKGESTPVPSHRNRRPSRWYSLPYESNFDSTVKLTPIFEKRHPFEDDSITGPHPTLIIQEYDKWVRDGLLARHEQKSNLEEHYKKNKSTLQIPLDFWVDQVNSKNWFYLLSFDGKLWDDNTRSAEIFDRYADTDSNANVAKEEDVVCEYIRGYRLLANVPWHTVDNVLIPVNLKDKLHWILVVVSFKERCIKVYDSYRSAAYTDKSHTDPFEVVFISNLPQQKVGSMDGGVHVAAYAEFLSTLGKIPQTTFNSNLLRQRYGPLLWDYAMRKIDADAISVNEAPSKITRQITESDSKLQIVLE; the protein is encoded by the exons ATGTCTGAGAATACATGCCGTAAGTTGATTACTAGAGGTATACCCACTAAAATTCTCAATTTCGATGGGCCCTCTTTCTCCTTGCAAATCACTCAAGGAGAATTGGATACAGGTTTAGCCATAAATATGGCATTGGAGAAGAGAACAAAAACTCGACATGACAATTTCAAAGAAACCCAAGTCGAGAAATCATTGAAGGAAACAAGACTTCCCATTGCTGAAAAAGGGAAAAAACATATTTCTGAAGCTTCATCTGTCAAAGGGAAGGAGGTTGAAAAAAGTAAAAACTCGGATACACTGGAAGTAAAG GGAATTACGTT GGAGTTTGCGCTTGTCACTGGCCTCAAATGTGTTGGTAACGATGCTGATTTTGAGTTCAATGAAAAGGTTCCTAACCGGCTTATTGAGACTTACTTTGGAGGTGCCAATCTTTTCAAGAAGAAAGATTTGATGGAATGCTTTGATGACAAGAATTGGGGTCACGATAACGATGTGGATGCCTTGAAGATAACTGTGTTGTATTTCATACACACCTTCATTTTTTCATCCGAGAAGAACAGCACAACCATCCCAAGGCTAAATTTTGACTTGGTAGAGAGTGGGCGCTATTCTGAATATCCATGGGGTTTAAAAGCATTTGAAAGCCTGACAAAATCTATTAGCAAGAAGATGGATGCTCAGAAGAAGTACTACAGGATAGCTGGGATGCCCCTAGCTATGCAA ATTATTTACAAGGACATCTATCCAACCGATATAGAGCTTGCTGTTATTCAGATTCCTCCAGTAGGCGTTGCTGTTGAGAATAGTCCTACTCCTACTCATTCAAACAAGTCGGCAGAGGATTCGGATGACTTTTCTCCTACACCTGATCTTCCGTGTAAGAAGAAATATGTTGTAAGTGTTGGTCCATCCTCATCACCACCCCATAAAAAGCGCAAGGAACAGATTATTCATCCCTCAAATACAGAGAATCAATCCAAGATTCCTTATGTTGGTGTATCGGAAATTGCACAAAATGTTTTGCATCACAATCAGCTGGAAGATTCCAAAAATgatgaagtatcttctttgaggAAAAACCTAAATACATTCAAAGAAAAC AATATAGTGGTTAATGCTTTTTGTGTGGAGTCAAGAGTGGAGGGGAATACTACATCAGAGCTGCCGTGCAACATACCACCTACAGGCCAAGAGAGTGTATCTACAGATTTCTATGTATCTCAATTTGAGCTGGACGACAAGTTTCTTCCTACTCAAATTCCAGAAACTAGAATTGTGATACACAACAATGCAAAAAAAGGTGAATCAACCCCAGTACCATCTCATAGGAATCGACGACCAAGTAGATGGTATTCTTTGCCTTACGAGTCTAACTTCGACTCTACAG TAAAGTTGACCCCCATTTTTGAAAAAAGACACCCCTTTGAGGATGATTCAATAACTGGGCCACATCCTACATTAATCATTCAGGAGTACGACAAATGGGTTCGTGATGGTCTTCTTGCTAGACATGAACAAAA AAGTAATTTGGAAGAACATTACAAGAAGAATAAGTCAACACTTCAGATACCATTGGATTTTTGGGTTGATCAAGTCAATTCAAAAAATTGGTTTTACCTTCTATCGTTTGACGGTAAACTATGGGACGACAAT ACAAGATCCGCAGAAATCTTTGACAGGTATGCTGATACAGATAGTAATGCAAATGTAGCCAAAGAAGAGGATGTGGTATGTGAGTACATAAGGGGCTATAGATTGCTAGCTAATGTACCTTGGCATACTGTTGACAATGTCTTGATACCAGTCAACTTGAAGGACAAACTACACTGGATATTGGTTGTTGTCTCATTCAAGGAGAGATGTATCAAAGTGTATGACTCGTACAGATCTGCAG CATATACTGATAAGTCACATACTGATCCCTTTGAAGTTGTTTTCATATCAAATCTTCCTCAACAAAAAGTTGGGAGCAT GGATGGTGGGGTGCATGTTGCGGCATACGCAGAGTTTCTGAGCACTCTTGGTAAGATTCCACAAACAACATTTAATTCTAATCTACTCCGTCAAAGATATGGTCCTCTCCTCTGGGACTATGCTATGCGGAAGATAGACGCTGATGCCATAAGTGTGAATGAAGCACCCTCCAAGATTACTAGGCAAATCACAGAGTCAGATTCAAAGTTACAGATAGTGTTAGAGTAG